AAAAAGAACGGGAGGAGCTCTCCGCGCTTCGCGAGGAATTGTCTGCCAGATTGGAAGTCTACAGGCAGACCACCATTGCCAATCTCGAACGCGAAGTCGAAATCCTGCAGAAAAAGGTCGAAGTGTCGCAAGCGCAGGATCTGGTCGCGCAGGTCGACCTGAGCCGCCGGATGCAGCTCGAGTCAAAAGGCATTCTGACGCAGAAGCTGGTTGAGTCCGCGCGTGCTGCCGGCGCTGCGACCGGCGGCGAGGTCGAAATCAGCAATCTGACTGTCGATCAATTGCAGCAAAGGCTCAATGCGGTTCGCCAGGGCATCTTTGTCTTCGGCGACGGACAGAATGACGTGCCCTATTCGCGACAGCGCGAGGACGAGGTGGTCGTCCGCATCAACGACTTGAACTCGCGCATAGCGGAAAACGAGACACGAGCCGCCGAAGTTCAAAAGCAGCTGGTCAAAGAGGCAAGCCGCGTCAGCAGCCTTGAATCCGCAACTGCAATAGCGCCGTTCGACGGCGTTGTTTGGACCAGGAGTATCGTCAACGGTTCCAACGTCGTGCTGAACGACGAGCTGATGCGCCTTCTCGACTGTCGAGAGCTGTTCGTGGATATCCTTGTTCCCGAGGTCAACTATGACGAGATCTATCCAGGACTCGTCGCGCAGGTGCGCTTGTTCGGCCGCAGCGATCTCTTCCAAGGTACGGTCGTGTCCGTCAGAGGCAGTTCGGCTTCGGTCGAGGCCGATTCCTTTGCCGCCAGTTTGCCGCCGTCGACACAACGCAATGCCCGCATTCGGGTTCGCCTCGACCCATCCTTCATGAACGACGACTTTGCGAATTCCTGCCAGGTCGGGCGCACGGTGCAGGTACGGTTTTCCAAACACGGCATCAACCTATCCAACTGGGTCAAAAGCCTGTGGTTCAGTATCTCGTAGCGCTGGTTCCGACCTTTGCCGTTCTGGCCTTCTTCTTCTTGGGGCCTTTCAATTGGTCGCGCCGTCACACTTGGACACGGGCGGTGACCTGCGCGTTCGTCGCAGCAATCGCATTGCGATACATGTACTGGCGTTTGACGGAGACGGTGCTTCCCTATCCGGACGGCGGCCCGAGTTTCTACTGGGTGTGGATCCTCTTCGCCGTCGAGGTCCTGGCCTGCGTCGAAGTCATCCTTTTTCTGGTATTGATGAGCCGCTACGTCGACCGCAGCGCCGAAGCAGACAGGCTGGCGCGCGTTTTCTTTGCGCGGGAGCAGCATGAGCTGCCGACTGTCGATGTTTTCATTCCCACCTATAACGAGCCGCTCGACGTGCTCGAGCGAACGATCATCGGCGCCCGCTCACTGGATTATCCTGCCGGCAAATTGAATGTGTATGTGCTTGACGATCAACGCCGGGATTGGCTGAAGGCCTATTGCGAGGAAAAGAACGTCATCCACGTGACGCGCGGCGACAACAGCCATGCCAAAGCCGGCAATATGAACAATGGGCTGAAGGTCAGTTCGGGCGATTTCATTGCGATCTTCGATGCCGATTTTGTTCCCTATCGGCATTTCCTGCGCCGGACCCTGCCCTTCTTCTCAGATGACAGCATCGGCATCGTCCAGACACCGCAACATTTCTTCAATGTCGATCCGGTGCAATCGAACCTCGGCCTGGAGAATATCTGGCCGGACGAGCAGCGCCTGTTTTTCGACGAGATCGCGCCCAGCCGGGACGCCTGGGACGTCAGTTTTTGCTGCGGGTCATGCTCGATTGCCCGCCGCAAGGCCGTCGACGCAATCGGCGGGTTTCCGACGGAGTCGATCACGGAAGACCTGCTGACAACGCTTTCGATGCTCAACAAAGGCTACAAGACGCGCTACCTGAACGAGCGGCTGTCGATGGGACTGGCCGCCGAAAACCTCACCGGGTATTTTGTCCAGCGCGAACGGTGGTGTCAGGGGGGTATTCAAACCCTTTATTTGTACAACGGCCCGCTGCGCGGCCCGGGATTGACGCTCTTTCAACGGATCATGTTCCTGCCGGCATCATGGCTGGTGCAGTATCTGGTCCGCTTCACGATCTTGCTCGTGCCGATCGTCTATCTCTGGTTCGGCCTGCTCCCGCTCTATTTCACCGATATAGCCGATTATGTCGCGCATCAGGTGCCGCTGCTGGCGGCGTATTTTCTGCTGATGCTGTGGATCACGCCGACACGCTATCTGCCTGTGGTTTCGAGCGCCGTCGGGACCTTTGCGACTTTCCGCATGCTGCCGACCGTGATCTCCAGCCTGGTGCGGCCATTCGGCAAGCCGTTCAGGGTGACGCCGAAGGGCAGCGGCAACGAGGCCAACCAGTTCGACCGCTACAGCTTCACCTGGATCGCCAGCATCGTCACGATCACCGTCGTAGGTCTGCTGGTCAACGTCGTGCCGGAGACGTCGCATGTGCAAGGCCAGTTTTCGCCGGTCGCGGCCTGGTGGTCAGGGATCAATATCGTCGTCCTGCTCATCGCGTCACTGATCTGCTTTGAGAAACCCCGGCGCCTGTTTCATGCGTTCAAGCTCGATGAGCCCGCTGTCGTAGACGATGTCCCCGGCCAAATCGTCAGTCTGGCACTTGATAAGGCCGTCGTCGCAGTCCCCAACATGGCCCGATTTCAATCCAAATCGGTCATGTTGAAACTCCCCGGCTTCACCCCGTTCAAGGCGGAGCTCGGACAGGTCACGCAGCGACGAAGGAGTGTCAGTCGCACCGGCGACAAGCAAGCCTATTACCTGCACCTTTATTTCGAGCTCAGCGGCGCGGCGCGCGACAGCATGATCGTCAAACTCTACACCGGTCAATATTCGCGGGATATTCGCGACATCGACAAGGTTGCCGTCTCTCTTAATCTGCTGTTGCGGTCGTTCGGCCGAACGCGCACCTTGTAGCCCGACCGACCCATGCGAGGGGTCGGTCGCGTCTTTGACGACGTTGGTCTCGCTTGATCGCCTTGAAGTGATGCAAACCTCCACTCCGCCTGTTTGCGCTGCCAATAGGCAGGACTAAATTGCCAGTGGCGTCCTATTGTTTTAAGTGGCTGGAGCGAGAATTTGACCGATTTTCAACCCGGTCACCGTCTGAGAAACGAGCGGTTCAGGATTCCGAAACGATGTTGGTTCCCGTTCCACATCAATCAGTATTGATCACCGGCGCACGAGCACCGGTCGCTCTGCACCTTGGACGGCTATTCCATGGAGCGGGTTGGCGCGTGCTTCTTGCCGATACGCCCGCTGTCCCGATCGCAGCCGCCAGCAGCGCCTGCGACACCTACTTCTGCTTGCCGCCGCCGCGTTTCGAGCCGCAACGCTACGGCGATGTGGTCGAGGCGCTTGTGAAACGGGAAAATGTCACACTTGTCGTGCCTACCTGTGAGGAAGTCTTTTATCTTGCTGCGATCTGGCGCGAGCGAAGCCTGACTGCACGGCTATTTGCGCCAGACGCAGATTTACTCCGTCGGGCACACAACAAGTTTGATTTCATCGAACTCTGCAGAAGCCTCAATCTGGCTGCGCCGCATACGGTGCTGCTGCAGAACCGCGCCGACCTTGCCTCCATTCGTTCCGAGGCGTCACGACTGGTCTTCAAGCCTGCTTGGTCGCGCTTCGCAAACCGGGTTCTCCTTCGGCCAAAGCCCCAAGAGATCGACACTCTTACGCCCATGGTACACGCGCCCTGGGTCGCCCAGGAGTTTATCGCAGGCGAAGAGCTCAGCGCTTATGCCATCGCACAAAACGGCAGCTTGCAGGCGTTCTCCCTCTATAGCTCTACCTACCGCGCTGGCAAGGGAGCGGGCATCTTCTTCAAGCCTATCGAGAACAGCGCGGCCAAGGCTTTCGTCACAAATTTTGCCGCCGGCACCGGTTGGACGGGCCAGCTTTCCTTCGACCTGATGCACAAAGCGGATGGCACCGTGCTGCCGCTTGAATGCAACCCTCGTGCGACGAGCGGCCTGCATTTCTTCCGCAATCCTCAGGCTTTCGTACAGGCGATTTGCACCGGCGAAGGCAGCGTCGAGCCGGATGTCATGTGCCCACAGACCGTACGCCTCGCTCTGTGGTTCTATGCTCTGCCGGCCGCACTGCGCGCCGGCGATCTCGGCGGCTTCCTCCGCAACCTCAAGGGCGCAGATGAGCTTCTCGACTGGCCGGGAGACCCGGTGCCGAAGCGGGCGCAATGGCGCGCGCTCGGCGAAATCGCGGCACTCGCCCTGCGCCACCGGATCTCCCTGCAGCGCGCCTCCACCCGCGATATTGAATGGGACGGTCCGGATCAGAGTTCGATGTAAAAGGTCTCCGGACGATCAGCAGCAGGCGGCACGGTGCCGGCTACGATCGCCTCGATGCTTCGGCGCAGGAAATCCAGCGGCCCAACGATAGGGGAGGCTTCCGGCCAGTAGGCCGCGTTCTGGCTCGCCGATGTCAGCACTCGCCGGTCCTGCTCCAGGGCAATGCGAAACATCGGTCGGAAGGCGAAGGATTTAAGGTGATCAAGTAACCCGCCGCGCGGACCGATCAGGCAGCCGATGCCGTCCACGTGGTTATCTGCCGCCTGCCGGAGGTGGAATGTAGTGGCAAGCACCAGGCCTTTGGCTCCCCAATATTCCAGCTCCGCAATGCCGGGATGGCGGAAGCGCCCGATCGTCTTGACCCGCGTCCCTTCCAGCAGCCGGCTAATCAGGCCGTGTTGGCGCTCTTCCCCGGTATAACAAGCCTCGACCCAGCCGGGACCGCCAGAGACATCGACGCGCACACGCTGCCGCTCGCTACTGAGCCCGCGCAGAAGGCCCTTGTGCGTGAAATGCGTATGCGTCGCGTCAAGAATGTTCTCGGCCGTATCGACCAGCGTCGAGCGCGTGCTGCTGCGGGCGAGCTTGAGGATAATCTTCTGTCCTTCCGCACAGTGCAGATAGGGTTGTCCTGCCGGATCGCCCCGCGCCACGAAAACAACACCCTCCTTCACGACCGTCTTCAACCGCGGCACACGATAGCTGGGCACCGCGCCGGTGAGCCCGGGAATGGTCGTGCAGGCGCCGGTCGCGTTGAAGCGCCAGCCATGATAGGAACATTCGATCTCGCCGTTTTCGACCCTGCCCTTCGACAGTTCCACATGCCGGTGCGGACAGCGGTCATGCAACGCGGCAATCGTCTGTCCACTGCGAAACAACACGACAGGCAGCCCGGCAAGCAAAATGCGCCGCGGTGTCTTGCCGATCTCGGCGGCGATGGCGACCGCCTGCCATCCATCGGGGGAAAGGCTCATAGATTGAATGCCTCCAGAAGCGGAATGCCAATGCGTCGCAGTATTCCTTCCACAAGCCGCACCGCAAGGCGCTGCTTTGCCGGAAGGTGGACGACATAGACGGCGTTGTACTCGATAACAGGCTCGGCGCCGCGCAAGCTTTTGAAGCGGCCCGCACCGGCGCTCATGTTGAAGAACAGACC
The window above is part of the Rhizobium sp. BT03 genome. Proteins encoded here:
- a CDS encoding HlyD family secretion protein codes for the protein MIWNHRITRIVVGLLLLTLVTVVSLPTITGFTSLDGTVNARFAVVNAPIDGTIAEEPLKVGSPVKAGESLAEIRNTRVNHAILASLEADRNTALDRVAALKKEREELSALREELSARLEVYRQTTIANLEREVEILQKKVEVSQAQDLVAQVDLSRRMQLESKGILTQKLVESARAAGAATGGEVEISNLTVDQLQQRLNAVRQGIFVFGDGQNDVPYSRQREDEVVVRINDLNSRIAENETRAAEVQKQLVKEASRVSSLESATAIAPFDGVVWTRSIVNGSNVVLNDELMRLLDCRELFVDILVPEVNYDEIYPGLVAQVRLFGRSDLFQGTVVSVRGSSASVEADSFAASLPPSTQRNARIRVRLDPSFMNDDFANSCQVGRTVQVRFSKHGINLSNWVKSLWFSIS
- a CDS encoding ATP-grasp domain-containing protein — encoded protein: MLVPVPHQSVLITGARAPVALHLGRLFHGAGWRVLLADTPAVPIAAASSACDTYFCLPPPRFEPQRYGDVVEALVKRENVTLVVPTCEEVFYLAAIWRERSLTARLFAPDADLLRRAHNKFDFIELCRSLNLAAPHTVLLQNRADLASIRSEASRLVFKPAWSRFANRVLLRPKPQEIDTLTPMVHAPWVAQEFIAGEELSAYAIAQNGSLQAFSLYSSTYRAGKGAGIFFKPIENSAAKAFVTNFAAGTGWTGQLSFDLMHKADGTVLPLECNPRATSGLHFFRNPQAFVQAICTGEGSVEPDVMCPQTVRLALWFYALPAALRAGDLGGFLRNLKGADELLDWPGDPVPKRAQWRALGEIAALALRHRISLQRASTRDIEWDGPDQSSM
- a CDS encoding Rieske (2Fe-2S) protein, with protein sequence MSLSPDGWQAVAIAAEIGKTPRRILLAGLPVVLFRSGQTIAALHDRCPHRHVELSKGRVENGEIECSYHGWRFNATGACTTIPGLTGAVPSYRVPRLKTVVKEGVVFVARGDPAGQPYLHCAEGQKIILKLARSSTRSTLVDTAENILDATHTHFTHKGLLRGLSSERQRVRVDVSGGPGWVEACYTGEERQHGLISRLLEGTRVKTIGRFRHPGIAELEYWGAKGLVLATTFHLRQAADNHVDGIGCLIGPRGGLLDHLKSFAFRPMFRIALEQDRRVLTSASQNAAYWPEASPIVGPLDFLRRSIEAIVAGTVPPAADRPETFYIEL
- a CDS encoding glycosyltransferase: MVQYLVALVPTFAVLAFFFLGPFNWSRRHTWTRAVTCAFVAAIALRYMYWRLTETVLPYPDGGPSFYWVWILFAVEVLACVEVILFLVLMSRYVDRSAEADRLARVFFAREQHELPTVDVFIPTYNEPLDVLERTIIGARSLDYPAGKLNVYVLDDQRRDWLKAYCEEKNVIHVTRGDNSHAKAGNMNNGLKVSSGDFIAIFDADFVPYRHFLRRTLPFFSDDSIGIVQTPQHFFNVDPVQSNLGLENIWPDEQRLFFDEIAPSRDAWDVSFCCGSCSIARRKAVDAIGGFPTESITEDLLTTLSMLNKGYKTRYLNERLSMGLAAENLTGYFVQRERWCQGGIQTLYLYNGPLRGPGLTLFQRIMFLPASWLVQYLVRFTILLVPIVYLWFGLLPLYFTDIADYVAHQVPLLAAYFLLMLWITPTRYLPVVSSAVGTFATFRMLPTVISSLVRPFGKPFRVTPKGSGNEANQFDRYSFTWIASIVTITVVGLLVNVVPETSHVQGQFSPVAAWWSGINIVVLLIASLICFEKPRRLFHAFKLDEPAVVDDVPGQIVSLALDKAVVAVPNMARFQSKSVMLKLPGFTPFKAELGQVTQRRRSVSRTGDKQAYYLHLYFELSGAARDSMIVKLYTGQYSRDIRDIDKVAVSLNLLLRSFGRTRTL